Proteins co-encoded in one Scomber scombrus chromosome 14, fScoSco1.1, whole genome shotgun sequence genomic window:
- the taf1 gene encoding transcription initiation factor TFIID subunit 1 isoform X4, producing the protein MSDSDSDEDQDRPFSLTGFLFGNINEDGQLEDDSVLDNESKKHLAGLGTLGLGSLITEITANEEGDQEENRDPGCVDSEGWVKSTEDAVDYSDISEVAEDETKKYRQAMGSLQPSRKTDDEDDYDADCEDIDSKLMPPPPPPSLPTAAKKEEPTSQSPNAGEEGDGIILPSIIAPSSTADKVDFSSSSDSESEADRPCQGSGSGGAQDRLCLPLAGIMQKDAAKALPGVTELFPEFRPGKVLRFLRLFGPGKNMPSVWRSARRKKKRKHRDPQPGTPPPEGEPTEQGQEKKSGWDYEYAHPPAPEQCLSDDEITMMAPVESKFSQTCGDGDKEAESRPKVAEWRYGPAQLWYDMLGVPEDGSNFNYGFKLKELDLSEPENQDPPKQITEVVQEVQLLHNDTDANADADTDGDGDDDEDRIKDRQALENELFLMVTQLQWEDDIIWNGEDVKHKGTKTQRASLAGWLPSSMTRNANAYNAQQGLTRSNSQLVPPTPPPMPKVSSITGSKREKNSHDNHASHEEDSPWFSIFPIDSEELVYGRWEDNIIWDDQEMDHLLMPPVLTLDPNDENIILEIPDEKEEMTSHSPSKENKKESALKKSRILLGKTGVIKDEPQQNMSQPEMKDPWNLSNDEFYYPKQQGLRGTFGGNIIQHSIPALELRQPFFPTHMGPMKLRQFHRSTLKKYSFGALAQPGPHPVQPLLKHIKKKAKMREQERQASGGGDMFFMRTPQDLTGKDGDLILAEYSEEYAPLIMQVGMATKIKNYYKRKPGKDPGAPDCKYGETVYCHTSPFLGSLHPGQLLPAFENNLFRSPIYLHKMPESDFLVLRTRHGYYIREIVDIIVVGQECPLYEVPGPNSKRANTHIRDFLQVFIYRLFWKSKDRPRRIRMEDIKKAFPSHSESSIRKRLKLCADFKRTGMDSNWWVLKPDFRLPTEEEIRAMVSPEQCCAYYSMLVAEQRLKDAGYGEKSFFAPEEENEEDFQMKIDDEVRTAPWNTTRAFISAMKGKCLLEVTGVADPTGCGEGFSYVKVPNKPTQQKDDKEPQPAKKTVTGTDADLRRLSLKNAKQLLRKFGVPEEEIKKLSRWEVIDVVRTMSTEQARSGEGPMSKFARGSRFSVAEHQERYKEECQRIFDLQNKVLESTEVLSTDTDSSSAEDSDFEEMGKNIENMLQNKKTSSQLSREREEQERKELQRMLMGDESDRDNKGRKERRKGLSSSLSTGSHKDDDTSSVTSLNSSATGRRLKIYRTFRDEDGKEYVRCETVRKASVIDAYTRIRTTKDDEFIRKFALFDEQHREEMRKERRRIQEQLRRLKRNQEKDKIKGPPEKKAKKVKERPDLKLKCGACGAIGHMRTNKFCPLYYQTNAPPSNPVAMTEEQEEELEKTVIHNDNEELIKVEGTKIVLGKQLIESADEVRRKSLVLKFPKQQLPPKKKRRVGSAVHCDYLNKPHKAIHRRRTDPMVTLSSVLESIINDMRDHPNTYPFHTPVNAKVVKDYYKIITRPMDLQTLRENVRKRMYPSREEFREAVEVIVKNSATYNGAKHPITQVAQSMLDLCDAKLKEKEDRLVRLEKAINPLLDDDDQVAFSFILDNIVTQKMMVVPDSWPFHHPVNKKFVPDYYKVIVSPMDLESIRKNISKHKYQNRDAFLSDVSLIHTNSIKYNGPDSPYTKTALDIVNVCKQTLAEYDEHLTQLEKDISTAKEAALDAADLESLDPMTPGPYTPQPADLFDSGASGSLPRETSSLFSEGPLVVAPEKRGGQCFSDLTFYRAAPQGRHGRRPGEEESDVDIEGFEEDDDGKPKTPAPAEDAEGDLEDEDDEEDMLLPPRRRMHDQEEEEEEEEEGEDGRSNRPAQASVLYQDLLMSDGEDDASEEEGDNPFSSIQLSESGSDSDREVDVRPPPPRRAQETARMGMEQEESMMSYEGDVPDEPHMEDSNVSYGSYEETESRSQMQPMSMGNGEEYGISEEEEDEEDEARRRGPAVLSQVQLSEDDESEEFRSIGGDSDMDSDN; encoded by the exons ATGTCGGACTCAGACAGTGACGAGGACCAAGATCGCCCTTTCTCTCTAACTGGCTTCCTCTTTGGAAACATAAATGAGGATGGGCAGCTAGAAGATGACAGTGTTTTGGACAAT GAGTCCAAAAAGCATCTGGCTGGGTTGGGTACTCTGGGTCTGGGCTCCCTCATTACAGAGATCACTGCTAATGAGGAGGGGGAtcaagaggaaaacagagaCCCTGGATGTGTGGATTCAGAAG GTTGGGTGAAAAGCACGGAAGATGCAGTTGATTATTCTGACATCAGTGAGGTTGCTGAGGATGAGACAAAGAAGTACCGCCAGGCCATGGGGTCTTTGCAGCCCAGCAGGAAAACAG ATGATGAGGATGACTATGATGCTGACTGTGAGGATATTGATTCTAAGCTCATGCCTCCTCCGCCACCACCAAGTCTTCCTACAGCTGCAAAGAAAGAGGAGCCCACCTCTCAAAGCCCAAACG CTGGAGAAGAGGGTGATGGCATCATCCTGCCCTCCATCATTGCGCCATCCTCTACTGCTGATAAAGTTGACTTCAGCAGTTCCTCAGACTCAGAAAGTGAGGCTGACCGTCCCTGCCAGGGCTCGGGGTCTGGGGGTGCCCAAGACaggctctgcctccctctcGCTGGCATCATGCAGAAAGATGCTGCCAAAGCACTGCCAGGTGTCACAGAGCTCTTCCCAGAGTTTAGACCTGGAAAG GTGCTTAGGTTCTTACGACTCTTTGGTCCTGGAAAGAACATGCCGTCAGTTTGGAGGAGTGCCcgcaggaagaagaagaggaagcaCAGAGACCCTCAGCCGGGGACACCTCCTCCAGAGGGAGAGCCCACTGAGCAAGGCCAGGAGAAGAAGTCTGGATGGGATTATGAGTACGCACACCCTCCAGCCCCAGAGCAGTGTCTCTCAGATGATGAG ATAACCATGATGGCTCCGGTAGAATCAAAGTTTTCACAAACTTGCGGCGATGGTGACAAGGAAGCAGAGTCTCGACCTAAAGTGGCAGAATGGAGATATGGTCCTGCTCAGCTCTGGTACGACATGCTAGGCGTCCCTGAGGATGGAAGTAACTTCAACTATGGGTTCAAACTAAAAGAACTGGACTTGAGTGAGCCTGAGAACCAGGATCCGCCTAAACAAATAACAGAGGTTGTACAAGAG GTACAGCTGTTACACAATGACACTGATGCTAATGCTGACGCTGATACTGATGGtgatggagatgatgatgaagacagaATCAAGGACAGACAGGCCCTTGAGAATGAGCTCTTCCTGATGGTCACTCAGCTGCAATGGGAGGATGACATTATTTGGAATGGAGAAGATGTAAAACACAAGGGCACCAAGACGCAGCGAGCAAGCCTGGCTGGATGGCTGCCGTCTAGCATGACGCGCAATGCCAATGCTTACAATGCACAACAGg GACTGACTAGAAGTAATTCCCAGTTAGTGCCACCCACACCTCCACCAATGCCCAAAGTTTCCTCGATCACAGGCtccaagagggaaaaaaacagccatGATAATCATG CCTCTCACGAAGAAGACTCTCCCTGGTTCTCCATTTTCCCTATTGACAGTGAGGAGTTGGTGTATGGACGCTGGGAAGACAACATTATCTGGGATGACCAAGAGATGGATCACCTTCTTATGCCACCTGTTCTTACACTAGATCCCAATGATGAGAATATCATTCTAG AAATTCCTGATGAAAAGGAGGAGATGACGTCCCACTCCCCATCAAAAGAGAATAAGAAGGAATCAGCGCTCAAAAAGAGCCGCATCCTGCTGGGGAAGACTGGAGTGATAAAAGATGAGCCACAGCAG AACATGTCCCAGCCTGAGATGAAGGACCCCTGGAACCTCTCCAATGACGAGTTCTACTATCCCAAACAGCAGGGCCTGAGGGGCACGTTCGGTGGCAACATCATTCAG CACTCCATCCCGGCACTGGAGCTGAGGCAGCCCTTCTTCCCTACTCATATGGGACCTATGAAGCTGCGCCAGTTCCATCGATCGACCCTGAAGAAGTACTCTTTTGGAGCGTTGGCTCAGCCGGGCCCCCACCCCGTCCAGCCACTGCTCAAACACATCAAGAAGAAGGCCAAG ATGCGGGAGCAAGAGCGTCaggcatcaggaggaggagacatGTTCTTCATGCGAACCCCGCAGGACTTGACAGGCAAAGATGGAGATCTGATCCTGGCTGAGTACAGTGAAGAATACGCCCCTCTCATCATGCAAGTTGGCATGGCCACTAAGATCAAAAACTACTACAAAAGG AAACCTGGAAAGGATCCTGGAGCACCAGACTGTAAATATGGAGAGACTGTATATTGCCACACATCGCCTTTCCTGGGTTCTCTGCATCCTGGACAACTGCTACCG gCGTTTGAAAACAACCTTTTCCGCTCCCCAATCTACCTGCACAAGATGCCAGAGTCAGATTTCTTGGTTCTACGAACACGACACGGCTACTACATCAGAGAGATTGTGGACATTATTGTAGTCGGTCAGGAGTGCCCCTTGTATGAAGTTCCAGGGCCCAACTCCAAACGAGCCAATACCCACATCAGAGACTTCCTCcaa GTGTTCATTTACCGCTTATTCTGGAAGAGCAAGGATCGGCCCCGCCGGATCCGCATGGAGGatataaaaaaagcttttccaTCACACTCAGAGAGCAGCATCAGAAAACGACTAAAACTCTGTGCCGACTTCAAACGTACAG GGATGGACTCGAACTGGTGGGTTCTGAAGCCTGACTTCAGGTTGCCTACTGAGGAAGAAATCCGAGCCATGGTGTCTCCAGAGCAGTGTTGCGCTTATTACAGCATGCTGGTGGCAGAGCAGAGACTCAAG GATGCCGGATACGGTGAGAAATCATTCTTTGCTCCGGAGGAAGAGAATGAAGAAGACTTTCAAATGAAGATTGATGATGAG GTGCGGACAGCTCCGTGGAACACAACAAGAGCCTTCATCTCTGCCATGAAGGGGAAATGCCTGTTGGAGGTGACAGGTGTGGCTGATCCTACAGGCTGTGGAGAAGGTTTCTCCTACGTCAAAGTGCCCAACAAGCCCACCCAGCAGAAG GATGACAAAGAGCCACAGCCTGCCAAGAAGACTGTGACAGGGACAGACGCTGATCTGAGGAGACTCTCACTGAAGAATGCCAAGCAGCTGCTGCGCAAGTTTGGTGTTCCAGAGGAAGAA atcaAGAAGCTCTCCCGCTGGGAGGTGATTGACGTGGTGAGAACCATGTCCACGGAGCAGGCTCGTTCTGGAGAGGGACCCATGAGCAAGTTTGCCAGAGGCTCTCGTTTCTCCGTTGCTGAACACCAGGAGCGTTACAAGGAAGAATGCCAGAGGATCTTTGACCTGCAGAACAA GGTTTTGGAGTCGACAGAAGTGCTctccacagacacagacagcagcTCGGCAGAGGACAGTGACTTTGAGGAGATGGGAAAGAACATTGAGAACATGCTGCAGAACAAAAAGACCAGCTCCCAGCTGTCCCGCGAgagggaggagcaggagagaaaGGAGCTGCAGAGGATGTTGATGGGCGACGAGAGCGACCGTGACAACAAGGGACGCAAGGAGCGGCGCAAGGGCTTGT CAAGTTCCTTGTCCACCGGCTCCCACAAGGATGACGACACATCCTCCGTCACCAGCCTCAACTCCTCAGCCACGGGAAGGAGACTCAAGATTTATCGCACCTTCAGGGACGAGGACGGCAAGGAATATGTCCGCTGCGAGACAGTGCGCAAGGCTTCAGTCATCGATGCCTACACCAGGATCAGAACAACCAAGGATGATGAATTCAT ACGAAAGTTTGCTCTCTTCGATGAGCAGCACAGAGAAGAAATGCGGAAGGAGCGCCGGCGTATTCAGGAGCAGCTGAGGAGGTTGAAGCGAAATCAGGAGAAGGACAAGATCAAGGGACCTCCAGAGAAGAAGGCCAAGAAGGTCAAAGAGAGACCAGACCTCAAG CTAAAGTGTGGAGCATGTGGAGCCATTGGGCACATGAGGACCAACAAGTTCTGCCCGCTGTACTATCAGACCAACGCCCCACCTTCTAACCCGGTTGCCATGacagaagagcaggaggaggagctggaaaaGACCGTCATCCACAACGACAACGAGGAATTGATCAAGGTGGAGGGAACGAAGATCGTGCTGGGCAAACAGCTCATCGAAAG TGCCGATGAGGTGCGAAGGAAGTCTTTAGTGCTCAAGTTCCCCAAGCAACAGCTCCcaccaaagaagaagagacgTGTAGGCAGCGCTGTGCACTGTGACTACCTCAAC AAACCGCACAAGGCCATCCACCGTAGACGGACCGACCCCATGGTGACGTTGTCGTCCGTGCTTGAGAGCATTATCAATGACATGCGGGATCACCCCAAT ACCTACCCGTTCCACACACCAGTCAACGCCAAGGTTGTGAAGGACTACTACAAGATCATCACTCGGCCCATGGACCTGCAGACCCTGAGGGAGAATGTGCGCAAACGAATGTACCCATCAAGGGAGGAGTTCCGGGAAGCAGTGGAAGTAATCGTCAAAAACAGCGCTACTTACAACG GTGCAAAACATCCAATAACACAGGTAGCACAGTCCATGCTGGACCTGTGTGATGCCAAATTGAAAGAG aaGGAGGACAGACTGGTGAGACTAGAGAAAGCCATCAACCCCCTgctggatgatgatgatcaggTGGCCTTCTCCTTCATCCTGGACAACATTGTGACCCAGAAAATGATGGTTGTTCCTGAT TCATGGCCGTTCCACCATCCTGTCAACAAAAAGTTTGTGCCGGATTACTATAAGGTGATCGTAAGCCCCATGGATCTGGAGTCAATCCGCAAG AACATCTCCAAGCACAAATACCAGAACCGAGATGCTTTCCTCTCAGATGTCAGTCTCATCCACACCAATAGTATCAAGTACAATG GCCCAGACAGTCCTTACACCAAGACAGCACTGGACATTGTTAACGTGTGCAAGCAGACCTTGGCAGAG TATGATGAGCACTTGACCCAACTAGAGAAGGACATCTCCACAGCTAAAGAGGCTGCTCTGGATGCAGCAGACTTGGAGAGTTTGGACCCAATGACCCCTGGACCATACACACCACAG CCTGCTGATCTGTTTGACAGCGGGGCTTCAGGAAGTCTGCCCAGAGAGACCAGCAGCCTTTTCTCTGAGGGACCTCTAGTGGTTGCTCCAGAGAAGAGAGGGGGGCAG tGCTTCTCAGACTTGACCTTTTACCGTGCTGCCCCTCAGGGTCGCCACGGCCGAAGACCCGGGGAAGAGGAGTCAGATGTGGACATTGAAGGCTTTGAGGAGGACGACGATGGCAAACCCAAGACCCCTGCTCCT GCCGAGGACGCGGAAGGAGATCTGGAGGACGAGGATGACGAAGAGGACATGTTACTGCCACCTCGCCGACGGATGCACGaccaggaggaa